GTGCCGTCACCCAACCTGCCTTCCCAGCCCCGAGCGGCCATGGTCCTGCACGACCTCACGCTGGGCTACGAGCGGCACCCCGCCGTACACCACCTGTCCATGGCCATCGCGGACGGTGCCCTGCTGGCCGTGGTGGGCCCCAACGGCGCGGGCAAATCGACGCTGATCAAGGCCTTGGCGGGCCGGCTCAAACCCATTGGCGGCTGGATCGATGGCCTTTGCCAGCGGCGCGTGGCCTGGCTGCCGCAGCAGTCGGCCATCGACCGCAGCTTTCCGATTTCGGTCCGCGACATGGTGCTGCTCGGTCTGTGGCACGAGGTCGGTGCGCTCGGCCGCCCCACCGCCGCGCACCGGCAGGCGTGCCACGATGCCCTGGCAGACGTGGGCCTGCTCGGCTTCGAACGACGCGGCATCGACACGCTGTCGGGCGGGCAATTCCAGCGCGCGCTGTTCGCTCGCCTCATCGTGCAGGACGCGCCGGTGGTCTTGCTGGACGAGCCCTTCGCCGCCATCGACACGCGCACCACCGACGATCTGCTGGGCCTGCTGCACCGCTGGCACGCCCAGGGCCGCACCGTGGTCGCGGTGCTGCACGACCTGGCCCAGGTGCGTGCCCATTTCCCGCAAACCCTGCTGCTGGCGCGCGAGCCCGTGGCGTTCGGCGCCACCGCCGACGTGCTCACACCGGCGCACTGGCAACGCGCGCTGCGCCTTCAGGAGCCGTTCGACGAAGGCGCTCCCGCCTGTGAGGCAACGGCGCGTGGCACGGCGGTGGAGGCCTGCGCATGAACATCCCCTTCGGCAGCCTGTGGCTCGCACCCTTCCTGGAATTCGGCTTCATGCAACGCGCCCTGCTCGGCTGTGTGGCACTCTCCCTGAGCGCCGCGCCGGTGGGCGTGTTCCTGATGCTGCGGCGCATGAGCCTCGTGGGCGATGCAATGGCCCACGCCATCCTGCCCGGCGC
The sequence above is a segment of the Hydrogenophaga sp. BPS33 genome. Coding sequences within it:
- the aztA gene encoding zinc ABC transporter ATP-binding protein AztA, giving the protein MVLHDLTLGYERHPAVHHLSMAIADGALLAVVGPNGAGKSTLIKALAGRLKPIGGWIDGLCQRRVAWLPQQSAIDRSFPISVRDMVLLGLWHEVGALGRPTAAHRQACHDALADVGLLGFERRGIDTLSGGQFQRALFARLIVQDAPVVLLDEPFAAIDTRTTDDLLGLLHRWHAQGRTVVAVLHDLAQVRAHFPQTLLLAREPVAFGATADVLTPAHWQRALRLQEPFDEGAPACEATARGTAVEACA